From Drosophila nasuta strain 15112-1781.00 chromosome X, ASM2355853v1, whole genome shotgun sequence, one genomic window encodes:
- the LOC132795160 gene encoding uncharacterized protein LOC132795160 isoform X3, with translation MGVTRLSLMLLLAALLQLSQVDAYSMSSGNTHNSFAPNSPSAPLPEADAGGQGQAGYGGGGASGGYGGGFSAGGHGLYPSLPTNNGGGGGGGYNPNPYNGYNGQGGYQPAPGGYQPPHGGYQPAPGGYQPSPGYTPPAPGYDNGGGGAAQKPKEKGGFFSNFFSNPAVSQAVSGIIAGQIAKQLQGGGSNGNNQPNNGGGGNQPYQPSGGYGGGNSGGGSSGGSSTGSNILGGLLGSVLSGAGNSGGGGGGGGSGGSSASNFLGSLLSGAGGNSGGGGGGGAASALGEIFNSKNFGGLFSENPSSSRSNSGGGGASYPTQGSNYNNNNYGK, from the coding sequence TGAGCAGCGGCAACACGCACAACTCGTTTGCGCCCAACTCGCCGAGTGCTCCGCTGCCTGAGGCAGATGCTGGCGGTCAGGGACAAGCTGGTTACGGTGGCGGAGGCGCATCTGGTGGATATGGTGGCGGCTTCTCGGCTGGCGGTCACGGTCTCTATCCCTCGTTGCCCACAAACaacggcggtggcggtggcggtggctaCAATCCCAATCCCTACAACGGCTACAACGGACAAGGCGGCTATCAGCCCGCTCCCGGTGGCTATCAGCCCCCCCACGGCGGTTACCAACCCGCTCCCGGTGGCTATCAGCCTTCGCCTGGCTACACTCCGCCCGCCCCTGGCTATGACAATGGCGGCGGTGGCGCTGCTCAGAAGCCCAAGGAAAAGGGCGGCTTCTTCTCGAACTTCTTCTCGAATCCGGCGGTGAGTCAAGCAGTCTCCGGTATCATTGCAGGCCAAATAGCCAAGCAACTCCAAGGCGGCGGCTCCAATGGCAACAATCAGCCGAATAACGGAGGCGGTGGCAATCAGCCGTATCAGCCAAGTGGCGGCTATGGCGGTGGCAACTCTGGCGGTGGCTCATCGGGTGGCTCTTCGACTGGCAGCAACATTCTCGGCGGTCTCCTTGGCTCTGTGCTCTCCGGTGCCGGCAACAGTggcggtggaggaggaggaggtggaagCGGTGGCAGCAGCGCCAGCAATTTCCTTGGCAGCCTGCTCAGCGGAGCtggtggcaactctggcggcggcggtggcggtggtgctGCCAGCGCTCTTGGCGAGATCTTCAACTCGAAGAACTTCGGCGGTCTCTTCAGCGAGAATCCTTCGTCGTCGCGCAGCAAcagcggaggaggaggagccaGTTATCCCACTCAAGGGtccaactacaacaacaacaactacggcAAATAA